In Gimesia sp., a single genomic region encodes these proteins:
- the nadC gene encoding carboxylating nicotinate-nucleotide diphosphorylase, with the protein MTVPFTQPHEAAARTLIKLSLAEDLQETGDLTCQALIEDTDQAEIQIVARQSGILAGSPITSLIFAELDPRVTCAHHLADGAALEPGSVISTCAGPLASLLTGERTVLNFLTHLCGVASQTAEYVKAIEGTRACILDTRKTLPGWRVLEKYAVAAGGGTNHRMGLYDGILIKDNHLAAWASRNSHPTIAAAVQQARESVNGEKGVEVEVDTLEQLADALEGKPEIVLLDNMSPETMREAIQMRDAQSPATLLEASGGINLETVRAAAETGVERISVGALTHSVISLDIGFDWKRRT; encoded by the coding sequence GTGACAGTTCCCTTTACACAGCCCCACGAGGCAGCAGCCCGTACCCTCATCAAACTGAGCCTGGCAGAAGATCTCCAGGAGACCGGCGACCTGACCTGTCAGGCCCTGATTGAAGATACCGACCAGGCTGAAATTCAGATCGTCGCCCGCCAGAGCGGAATCCTGGCTGGCTCTCCGATTACCTCGCTGATTTTTGCAGAACTCGATCCGCGAGTGACCTGCGCGCATCATCTGGCTGACGGGGCTGCCCTGGAACCGGGATCCGTTATTTCAACGTGTGCCGGGCCCCTGGCATCTTTGTTGACCGGAGAACGCACCGTCCTGAACTTTCTGACACATCTGTGCGGCGTAGCTTCACAGACGGCGGAGTATGTCAAAGCCATTGAGGGAACCCGGGCCTGTATTCTGGACACGCGGAAAACACTGCCTGGCTGGCGGGTACTGGAAAAATATGCGGTCGCAGCCGGCGGGGGAACGAATCACCGGATGGGCCTGTATGACGGGATCCTGATCAAAGACAATCATCTGGCTGCCTGGGCCAGTCGCAATTCGCATCCCACCATTGCTGCTGCGGTCCAACAGGCGCGGGAATCGGTCAACGGGGAAAAAGGAGTGGAAGTCGAAGTCGACACGCTCGAACAGCTGGCCGACGCACTTGAAGGGAAGCCCGAGATCGTGCTGCTGGATAACATGTCACCCGAGACCATGCGGGAGGCGATTCAGATGCGTGATGCCCAGTCACCCGCGACGCTGCTGGAAGCATCGGGGGGCATTAACCTGGAAACGGTACGGGCCGCTGCGGAGACGGGAGTGGAACGGATCAGCGTGGGTGCGTTGACTCACTCTGTCATCTCGCTGGATATCGGTTTCGACTGGAAACGCCGCACCTGA
- the trpB gene encoding tryptophan synthase subunit beta, which translates to MTTSLSNVPDASGRFGEFGRRFVPETLMHALEELTQEYEKAKQDPSFQAELDDLLKNYVGRPNPLYFAERLTEHCGGGKIYFKREDLNHTGAHKINNTMGQALLTMRMGKKRVIAETGAGQHGVASAVACARFGLECIVYMGEEDIRRQKLNVFNMKMMGAEVRGVSSGSKTLRDAVNEAMRDWMSSVETTHYIIGSVIGPHPFPMMVRDFQSVIGKEAREQCLAQTGKLPDQVIACVGGGSNSAGMFYPFIDDEGVKLTGVEAGGRGPEPGEHASTLSYGAKGVLHGSFGYVLQDDDGQTMDVHSISAGLDYPGVGPEHSYWKDSGRVNYTAITDDEALEGFQTMARLEGIIPAIESSHAIAYAIKAARQASPDETIVVCLSGRGDKDVNEVARLLEREI; encoded by the coding sequence ATGACAACCAGCTTATCGAATGTGCCTGATGCCTCCGGTCGCTTTGGAGAATTCGGCCGCCGCTTCGTCCCCGAAACACTGATGCATGCCCTGGAGGAATTGACCCAGGAATACGAGAAGGCCAAACAGGATCCATCATTTCAGGCGGAGCTGGATGACCTGCTTAAGAATTATGTAGGACGCCCGAATCCGCTCTATTTCGCGGAACGTCTGACCGAGCATTGTGGCGGAGGCAAGATCTACTTCAAGCGCGAAGATCTGAATCACACCGGTGCTCATAAGATCAACAACACCATGGGCCAGGCGCTGCTGACCATGCGGATGGGTAAAAAACGCGTGATCGCCGAAACTGGAGCCGGCCAGCACGGCGTGGCTTCTGCTGTGGCGTGTGCCCGCTTCGGACTGGAATGCATCGTCTATATGGGCGAGGAAGACATCCGCCGCCAGAAGCTGAACGTATTCAACATGAAAATGATGGGCGCTGAAGTCCGTGGCGTTTCCAGCGGTTCCAAGACTCTACGGGACGCAGTCAATGAAGCGATGCGGGACTGGATGTCGAGTGTGGAGACCACCCATTACATTATCGGTTCCGTGATTGGTCCGCATCCCTTCCCGATGATGGTTCGTGACTTCCAGTCGGTCATCGGAAAAGAGGCCCGCGAACAGTGCCTGGCGCAGACAGGTAAACTCCCCGATCAAGTGATTGCCTGTGTCGGCGGCGGTTCCAATTCGGCCGGCATGTTCTATCCCTTTATCGACGATGAGGGTGTGAAGCTGACCGGCGTGGAAGCGGGTGGCCGCGGTCCTGAACCGGGAGAGCATGCCAGTACGCTGAGTTATGGAGCCAAGGGTGTGCTGCATGGCAGTTTCGGATATGTGCTGCAGGACGATGACGGCCAGACGATGGACGTGCATTCGATCTCTGCAGGCCTCGACTATCCCGGCGTGGGTCCCGAACACAGTTACTGGAAAGACTCCGGCCGCGTGAATTACACCGCGATCACCGACGATGAAGCCCTCGAAGGCTTTCAGACCATGGCCCGCCTGGAAGGGATCATCCCGGCGATTGAATCGTCGCATGCGATCGCTTACGCCATCAAAGCAGCCCGCCAGGCCAGCCCCGATGAGACGATCGTCGTCTGCCTGTCCGGTCGTGGCGACAAAGACGTGAATGAAGTGGCCCGCCTGCTGGAACGGGAAATTTAA
- a CDS encoding ASCH domain-containing protein produces the protein MAKAIQHPDKSLPALGIRQPWAELIMRGVKTIELRSSQTKIRGTIYVYASKTLAKTPHAIEAAAQAEIATETLPTGTLIGTVEIVDSFPATAEHAEASGVPASLLKGKYGWKLANPKRIKSPIVPQFLPYGVWFYPFVRKQTGTRQK, from the coding sequence ATGGCGAAAGCGATTCAACATCCCGACAAGAGTCTGCCGGCTCTCGGAATCAGACAACCCTGGGCAGAACTGATTATGCGGGGCGTGAAAACAATTGAGCTCCGTTCCAGTCAGACTAAGATCCGCGGGACGATCTACGTCTATGCTTCAAAGACTCTCGCGAAGACACCACACGCCATCGAAGCAGCAGCGCAAGCGGAAATCGCCACCGAGACCCTCCCGACGGGCACCTTGATCGGCACCGTCGAGATCGTCGATTCCTTCCCCGCGACCGCTGAACATGCGGAAGCATCAGGCGTCCCCGCATCTCTGCTCAAGGGCAAATACGGCTGGAAGCTCGCGAATCCCAAACGCATCAAATCGCCTATCGTGCCGCAGTTCCTGCCTTACGGAGTCTGGTTCTATCCCTTCGTCCGCAAGCAGACCGGGACCCGCCAGAAATAG
- a CDS encoding MBL fold metallo-hydrolase — translation MKITFLGAAGEVTGSQHLIETDGRRILLDCGLFQGHRAESFKKNCRFAYPAESLDAVILSHGHMDHCGNIPRLYNKGFRGPIFCTSATADIAEIMLKDSARIQDEDARYLSRKLNEKHPPIEPLYDEEDVRQVMKQFERLDYHEWHDLGDDLRVRLLDAGHILGSAIIEMKIKDQGEWRHLVFTGDLGRRDLPLLRDPDTIEGCEILISESTYGNRIHEKASDLKEELYHILDEAYRVEGRVIIPAFSLGRTQQIIYYLNDLYNENRLPHIPIFVDSPLSTRLVSVYRHHLQDMDQDVSDVLKEDKDPFGFSLLDYVSTRQQSIELNKREGAFVVIAGSGMCENGRIRHHLKNGLEHPENTVVLMGYQAEHTLGRRLQQRDPKVKIFDRYYQVKARVVQLSGLSGHADVEDFKWWYETSAKRGNIGQVFLVHGEPESATALAALIRDEVDEEPIIPQYQQSFEV, via the coding sequence TCAAAAAGAACTGCCGCTTCGCTTATCCCGCTGAGTCCCTGGATGCCGTCATCCTCTCGCACGGACATATGGATCATTGTGGCAATATTCCCCGGTTGTACAACAAGGGTTTTCGGGGACCGATCTTCTGCACCTCCGCGACGGCGGACATCGCGGAGATCATGCTCAAGGACAGCGCCCGTATTCAGGATGAAGACGCCCGTTATCTGTCTCGCAAACTGAATGAAAAGCATCCGCCCATCGAACCGCTTTACGATGAAGAGGATGTGCGACAGGTCATGAAGCAGTTCGAGCGTCTGGACTATCATGAATGGCACGACCTGGGGGACGACCTCCGGGTACGATTGCTGGATGCCGGCCATATTCTGGGATCCGCGATCATTGAGATGAAGATCAAGGACCAGGGAGAATGGCGGCATCTGGTCTTCACCGGCGATCTGGGTCGCCGCGATCTGCCCCTGCTGCGCGATCCGGATACGATCGAGGGTTGCGAGATTCTGATTTCAGAAAGCACCTACGGCAACCGGATCCACGAAAAAGCCTCGGACCTTAAAGAGGAACTCTACCACATTCTCGATGAAGCCTATCGTGTTGAAGGGCGTGTGATCATTCCCGCGTTCAGTCTCGGACGTACCCAGCAGATCATTTACTATTTGAACGATCTGTATAACGAAAACCGTCTGCCACACATTCCGATTTTTGTCGATAGTCCCCTCTCCACACGCCTGGTTTCAGTCTACCGCCATCATCTGCAGGATATGGATCAGGACGTCAGCGATGTTTTGAAAGAAGACAAGGATCCCTTCGGCTTCTCACTGCTGGATTACGTTTCGACCCGTCAGCAGAGTATCGAACTCAATAAACGTGAAGGGGCGTTCGTCGTCATCGCCGGCAGTGGGATGTGTGAGAACGGTCGTATCCGCCATCACCTCAAGAACGGCCTGGAACATCCGGAGAATACCGTCGTACTGATGGGTTACCAGGCAGAGCATACCCTGGGCCGGCGTCTGCAGCAGCGCGATCCCAAAGTGAAAATCTTTGATCGCTATTACCAGGTCAAAGCCAGGGTCGTTCAGCTCAGCGGTCTGTCAGGCCATGCCGACGTGGAAGACTTTAAATGGTGGTACGAAACCTCCGCGAAACGGGGAAACATCGGCCAGGTCTTCCTCGTCCACGGAGAACCGGAATCGGCGACGGCGCTGGCAGCCTTGATCCGTGATGAGGTCGATGAGGAACCGATCATCCCCCAGTATCAGCAATCGTTCGAGGTTTAA
- a CDS encoding elongation factor Tu: MKYHEIEAEVYYLTTEEGGRNNGVLNGYRGQFHYDGGDHDGGQFFPDFLENEMIELGSTVSVLIRFPKRQWDEIHSGQIKIGMSFLVREGAKVVGRGRVKRV, from the coding sequence ATGAAATACCATGAAATTGAAGCCGAAGTCTACTATTTAACCACAGAGGAGGGCGGTCGCAATAACGGCGTACTTAATGGATATCGCGGACAGTTCCACTATGATGGTGGTGATCATGATGGGGGGCAGTTCTTTCCAGATTTCCTGGAAAACGAAATGATCGAACTGGGAAGCACGGTGTCAGTACTCATTCGTTTTCCAAAGCGACAGTGGGATGAAATTCATTCCGGCCAAATCAAAATCGGAATGAGTTTTCTTGTTAGAGAAGGAGCTAAAGTGGTAGGACGAGGGAGAGTGAAGCGAGTTTGA
- a CDS encoding alpha/beta hydrolase gives MHLAFLHAFPLDHSMWDEQRAIAPGRCTTPCLYQLGDSLENWASRVLDSIETHSLIAIGSSMGGSCALEMARQAPDRIAALVLVGTKAGHRPEPAARDAYLDTLHHQGIRGMWPEISGWLGAAAQPEVVERIESLALSQETADLINAVRVFHSRTDHTAVVAQWEKPLLVMCGDHDPVITEEKAMALSFLAPQAELHVMRGCGHFMNLEQPDEFNQVLAEFVRRVEAGRSAGA, from the coding sequence ATGCATCTCGCGTTTCTGCATGCCTTCCCCCTCGATCATTCGATGTGGGACGAACAACGCGCGATTGCCCCTGGACGTTGCACGACTCCCTGTCTATATCAACTGGGAGACTCCCTCGAAAACTGGGCCAGCCGTGTGTTGGATTCTATTGAGACACATTCCCTGATTGCCATCGGCTCCTCGATGGGAGGTTCCTGTGCGCTGGAAATGGCGCGTCAGGCCCCCGATCGGATCGCGGCGCTGGTACTGGTTGGAACCAAAGCAGGCCACCGCCCGGAGCCTGCTGCACGCGACGCTTATCTCGACACACTGCACCATCAGGGCATTCGCGGGATGTGGCCGGAAATCAGCGGCTGGTTGGGCGCCGCTGCACAGCCTGAGGTCGTCGAGAGGATTGAGTCACTGGCTCTGTCACAGGAGACCGCAGACCTGATCAACGCTGTCCGGGTCTTTCACAGCCGCACTGATCACACCGCGGTCGTTGCGCAGTGGGAGAAACCTCTGCTGGTCATGTGCGGTGATCACGACCCGGTGATTACCGAGGAGAAGGCGATGGCCCTGTCGTTCCTGGCACCGCAGGCGGAGTTGCATGTCATGCGTGGTTGTGGGCATTTCATGAATCTGGAACAACCGGACGAATTCAATCAGGTGCTTGCTGAATTTGTGCGGCGTGTGGAAGCGGGACGCTCCGCTGGGGCATAA
- the trpA gene encoding tryptophan synthase subunit alpha encodes MTTLISETFAKLKSENRMAFMPFITAGDPDLATTVDVLKELARQGVDLIEVGFPYSDPIADGPVIQESYTRALNNGFHVHDLFEALKELSADESVDLPALVGMVSYAIIFRYGAERFLKEAAEAGFSGLIVPDLPGDEAAEFVEITRASELDLVQLVSPLTPEDRTKRIVQSASGFIYCIAVAGTTGVRDELPAELTAHLESLRSLTDLPLAVGFGISKPAHVDTLRGKADGFIIGSAIVKQFAAFSDPDQTREAVIASIGKYAGEMAAATKG; translated from the coding sequence GTGACAACTTTGATCTCTGAAACTTTTGCGAAGTTAAAATCTGAAAACCGCATGGCGTTCATGCCTTTCATCACCGCCGGCGATCCGGACCTGGCAACCACCGTTGATGTATTGAAAGAACTGGCCCGACAGGGAGTCGATCTGATCGAGGTAGGCTTCCCGTACAGTGATCCGATTGCAGATGGTCCGGTGATTCAGGAATCGTATACGCGGGCTCTCAATAACGGCTTCCACGTACACGACCTGTTTGAAGCTTTGAAAGAACTCTCTGCAGATGAGTCTGTCGATCTGCCGGCCCTGGTCGGCATGGTTTCGTATGCGATTATCTTTCGTTATGGTGCAGAGCGTTTCCTGAAAGAAGCCGCTGAAGCCGGGTTCTCGGGTCTGATTGTTCCCGATCTTCCCGGAGACGAAGCGGCGGAGTTCGTGGAAATCACCAGAGCGTCTGAGTTGGACCTGGTTCAACTGGTCTCCCCGCTTACGCCTGAAGATCGCACGAAGCGAATCGTGCAGTCCGCCTCGGGTTTCATTTACTGTATCGCTGTCGCCGGCACGACAGGTGTTCGCGATGAACTGCCTGCGGAACTGACAGCGCATCTGGAGTCGTTACGCTCGCTGACGGATCTACCTTTGGCGGTGGGCTTCGGCATCAGTAAGCCCGCGCATGTCGACACGCTCCGCGGTAAAGCCGACGGATTCATCATTGGTTCGGCGATTGTCAAACAATTCGCTGCTTTTTCTGACCCAGACCAGACGCGGGAAGCCGTGATTGCGTCGATCGGAAAATACGCAGGTGAGATGGCAGCCGCAACAAAAGGCTGA
- the ald gene encoding alanine dehydrogenase has product MIIGVPREIKQDEYRVALIPVGAEELTAAGHTVLVERGAGQGSGIPDELYEENGAEIVETAQEIFSRADMIIKVKEPQPSEWPLLRPGQILFTYFHFAADEKLTRGFLETGATAVAYETLEGKNGQLPLLTPMSEVAGRMSIQEGAKYLERPQLGRGILLGGVPGVPPAHIVILGGGVVGKNAAQIAAGFQADVVILDISVDRLRYLEDIMPANVNTLYSDKHNIREQLELADLVIGAVLIPGARAPMLVPQSALKMMKPGAVLIDVAVDQGGCIETSRPTTHSDPTFVVDGVVHYCVANMPGAVGRTSTYALCNVTLPYALRLANQGLEAACGQDSGLLSAVNVHNGQVTNRAVAATFGLDYQEFCV; this is encoded by the coding sequence ATGATTATCGGAGTCCCTCGTGAAATCAAGCAGGACGAGTACCGCGTCGCTCTGATTCCGGTTGGAGCCGAGGAATTGACGGCCGCCGGGCATACCGTCCTGGTCGAACGGGGAGCCGGGCAGGGGAGTGGGATTCCCGATGAACTCTACGAAGAAAACGGGGCCGAAATTGTTGAAACGGCTCAAGAAATCTTCTCCCGCGCCGACATGATCATCAAAGTCAAAGAGCCGCAGCCCTCCGAATGGCCCCTGCTCAGACCGGGTCAGATCCTGTTTACCTACTTCCACTTCGCCGCCGACGAAAAGCTCACCCGCGGCTTTCTGGAAACGGGCGCCACCGCCGTCGCTTACGAAACGCTCGAAGGGAAAAATGGTCAGCTTCCGCTGTTGACTCCCATGAGCGAAGTCGCCGGACGTATGAGCATTCAGGAAGGCGCCAAGTATCTGGAACGCCCCCAGTTGGGACGCGGCATTCTGCTGGGAGGCGTGCCCGGCGTGCCCCCCGCGCATATCGTGATTCTGGGTGGAGGTGTGGTCGGCAAGAACGCGGCCCAGATTGCAGCCGGCTTCCAGGCGGACGTCGTCATTCTGGATATCAGCGTGGACCGTCTGCGTTATCTCGAAGACATCATGCCTGCCAACGTGAATACACTCTACAGTGACAAACACAACATCCGCGAGCAACTCGAGCTGGCGGACCTGGTGATCGGTGCCGTCCTGATTCCAGGTGCCCGGGCTCCCATGCTTGTTCCCCAGTCTGCCTTGAAGATGATGAAACCGGGGGCGGTGTTGATCGATGTCGCCGTTGACCAGGGAGGTTGTATCGAAACATCCCGTCCGACGACGCACTCGGATCCCACTTTCGTCGTGGATGGTGTCGTACATTACTGTGTCGCCAACATGCCCGGCGCCGTGGGGCGTACCAGCACTTATGCCCTGTGTAACGTCACGCTCCCGTATGCACTCAGACTGGCAAACCAGGGGCTGGAAGCCGCCTGTGGGCAGGACAGCGGATTGTTGTCCGCGGTCAACGTGCACAACGGACAGGTGACCAACCGTGCGGTCGCCGCGACCTTTGGTCTGGACTACCAGGAGTTTTGTGTCTGA